Proteins from a genomic interval of Zingiber officinale cultivar Zhangliang chromosome 2A, Zo_v1.1, whole genome shotgun sequence:
- the LOC122043523 gene encoding oligopeptide transporter 5-like: MGDDSPIEQVRLTVPPTDDSTLQVLTFRMWILGVPLCILHSVLVRIGYFRQPFVYISSICFDIFMFSGGNMLAKVLPNKVVRIPGTRWSFSLNPCSFNVKEHITMSIFVNSIGSPGFLNISIAKIFYHREIHILPALLLVISTQFLGFGFAGLFLKVFVDSAYMWWPNVIANISFYRSLWQQFKKAYKDDEQDVHSRLMKQNYESVPQWWFYFIFFPMIGLAILVCEGFGGQIQLRYWEVLLACALVLLFLPVETVLRAISGLGFSLDLLLETIIGYMNPGKPIANLAFKLYASEAHLLASSVIYNFKLSHYAKIPPKVLFRIMILSTVISCFTDFGIAWWILQSIDNICQPELLPRGSPWTCPSERVTYISSVTWGLVGPSKMFYPNDIYGVDWWGIELDDHCPFAKCPTMPGIIVEGCPLIQ, translated from the exons ATGGGGGATGACTCGCCGATTGAACAAGTGCGACTAACAGTTCCTCCGACAGATGATTCAACATTGCAGGTGTTAACATTTCGTATGTGGATTCTTGGTGTTCCACTTTGCATCTTGCACTCGGTGTTGGTTCGAATTGGTTATTTCAGGCAGCCATTCGTTTACATATCGTCAATTTGTTTCGACATCTTCATGTTCAGTGGAGGTAATATGTTGGCCAAGGTTTTGCCAAATAAAGTTGTTAGGATTCCGGGTACAAGATGGAGTTTTTCGCTGAATCCATGCTCTTTCAATGTCAAAGAACATATCACCATGTCCATATTTGTCAACTCAATAGGCAGTCCAGGATTTCTCAACATTAGCATAGCCAAGATCTTTTACCATAGAGAAATTCATATTTTGCCCGCTTTACTCTTGGTTATATCAACTCAG TTTTTAGGTTTCGGATTTGCTGGTTTGTTTCTAAAAGTTTTTGTGGATTCAGCATATATGTGGTGGCCCAATGTAATTGCCAATATCTCGTTCTACAG GTCACTTTGGCAGCAGTTTAAGAAGGCATATAAAGATGACGAGCAAGATGTGCATTCAAGGCTAATGAAGCAAAACTATGAATCTGTTCCTCAATGGTGGTTTTACTTCATATTTTTCCCAATGATCGGATTGGCAATTCTAGTCTGTGAAGGTTTTGGAGGTCAAATTCAACTTCGTTATTGGGAGGTTTTATTGGCATGCGCTCTGGTGCTTCTGTTCCTTCCTGTGGAAACTGTACTTCGAGCAATTAGTGGTCTG GGATTCTCATTAGATCTGTTACTAGAAACCATCATTGGATATATGAATCCAGGCAAACCTATAGCCAACTTGGCTTTCAAACTATACGCATCAGAGGCTCACCTTTTGGCATCATCTGTTATATATAACTTCAAGTTATCACACTACGCCAAGATTCCTCCAAAAGTCTTATTTCGTATCATG ATTCTAAGCACGGTGATTTCGTGCTTCACTGATTTTGGCATAGCATGGTGGATACTTCAATCAATAGACAATATTTGTCAACCAGAATTGCTTCCCAGAGGAAGTCCTTGGACTTGTCCTAGTGAGAGAGTGACATACATATCTTCGGTAACATGGGGACTTGTCGGACCTAGTAAGATGTTCTATCCCAATG ACATATATGGAGTGGACTGGTGGGGAATAGAATTAGATGATCATTGTCCATTTGCAAAATGTCCCACAATGCCTGGTATTATTGTTGAAGGTTGTCCCCTAATCCAGTGA